From a region of the Trichoderma atroviride chromosome 6, complete sequence genome:
- a CDS encoding uncharacterized protein (MEROPS:MER0000597~SECRETED:SignalP(1-36)) codes for MISHLIGHPLRFAISTLKITCLAHLTLSHLVQVSPAQGPSMLPTFTVDGDWIAADMTARLGRRIKVGDLVLYKIPIFATQHGVKRVIGLPGDYVSLGTPGERGEEQMIQVPEGHCWIVGDNLPASRDSRQFGPLPLALIQGKIIGKILPWKDRQWASDGLLKIDS; via the exons ATGATCTCCCACCTCATCGGCCACCCCCTCCgcttcgccatctccaccCTCAAAATCACCTGCCTCGCCCACCTCACCCTCTCCCACCTCGTCCAAGTCTCCCCCGCCCAGGGCCCCTCCATGCTGCCCACCTTCACCGTCGACGGCGACTGGATCGCCGCCGACATGACCGCCCGCCTCGGCCGCCGCATAAAGGTCGGCGACCTCGTCCTCTACAAGATCCCCATCTTCGCCACCCAGCACGGCGTCAAGCGCGTCATTGGCCTGCCGGGCGACTACGTCTCGCTGGGAACGCCGGGCGAGAGGGGCGAGGAGCAGATGATTCAG GTTCCCGAGGGCCATTGCTGGATCGTGGGAGATAATCTTCCAGCCTCGCGAGACTCACGACAGTTTGGTCCGCTGCCACTGGCTTTGATCCAGGGAAAGATTATCGGCAAAATTTTGCCCTGGAAAGACCGCCAATGGGCCAGTGACGGCCTCCTCAAAATAGACTCATGA
- a CDS encoding uncharacterized protein (BUSCO:EOG092D1CJS) — protein sequence MGICHSTCCGGRARDGLYEPALADSEREAVADLLQYLENRGETDFFSGEPLRALSTLVFSENIDLQRSASLTFAEITERDVREVDRDTLEPILFLLQSPDIEVQRAASAALGNLAVNTENKVLIVQLGGLTPLIRQMLSPNVEVQCNAVGCITNLATHEENKAKIARSGALGPLTRLAKSKDMRVQRNATGALLNMTHSDENRQQLVNAGAIPVLVQLLSSPDVDVQYYCTTALSNIAVDSNNRRKLASSEAKLVQSLVNLMDSSSPKVQCQAALALRNLASDEKYQLDIVRANGLHPLLRLLQSSYLPLILSAVACIRNISIHPMNESPIIEANFLKPLVDLLGSTDNEEIQCHAISTLRNLAASSDRNKALVLEAGAVQKCKQLVLDVPVTVQSEMTAAIAVLALSDDLKSHLLNLGVCDVLIPLTHSESIEVQGNSAAALGNLSSKVGDYSIFVQNWNEPNGGVHGYLCRFLQSGDATFQHIAVWTLLQLFESEDKTLIGHIGKADDIIENIRGIANRQVEADPEAEEEDEGEVINLAQRCLELLGQSSQSKAHIEG from the exons atggGTATTTGCCACTCGACGTGCTGCGGAG GGCGAGCCCGCGATGGCCTCTACGAGCCCGCGCTCGCCGACAGTGAGCGAGAGGCAGTCGCCGATCTGCTCCAGTATCTCGAAAAC CGCGGCGAGaccgacttcttctccggCGAACCGCTCCGAGCCCTGAGCACGCTGGTCTTTTCCGAAAACATTGACCTACAACGCAGCGCCAGCTTGACCTTTGCCGAAATCACAGAACGAG ATGTCCGCGAAGTCGACCGCGATACCCTCGAGCCCATCTTGTTTCTGCTACAGAGCCCCGATATCGAGGTACAGAGAGCGGCCAGTGCAGCGCTTGGAAACCTCGCCGTCAACA CCGAAAACAAAGTACTTATTGTCCAGCTTGGCGGCTTGACTCCTCTCATCCGACAGATGCTGTCGCCAAATGTCGAAGTCCAGTGCAACGCCGTGGGATGCATCACAAACTTGGCTACGCACgaagagaacaaggccaagattgccCGGTCAGGGGCTTTGGGTCCCTTGACCAGACTGGCCAAGAGCAAGGATATGCGAGTCCAGAGGAATGCCACCGGAGCTCTCCTGAACATGACACACTCTG ACGAGAACCGGCAACAGCTTGTCAACGCCGGCGCCATTCccgtccttgtccagctTCTGTCTTCTCCAGATGTCGACGTCCAATACTATTGCACGACCGCTCTGAGTAACATCGCCGTTGATTCCAACAACAGGCGGAAACTGGCTTCTTCAGAGGCAAAGCTCGTCCAGTCCCTCGTCAATCTCATggactcgtcgtcgcccaAGGTGCAATGCCAGGCCGCTTTGGCTCTCCGCAACTTGGCATCCGACGAAAAGTACCAGTTGGATATTGTACGAGCCAACGGACTGCACCCACTGCTTCGCCTCCTCCAGTCATCATACCTCCCTCTCATCCTCTCCGCCGTCGCCTGTATCCGCAACATCTCAATCCACCCCATGAACGAGTCTCCCATTATCGAGGCCAACTTCTTGAAGCCCCTGGTTGATCTCCTGGGCTCCACCGACAACGAAGAGATCCAGTGCCACGCCATCTCAACGCTACGAAACCTGGCTGCCAGCTCGGATCGCAACAAGGCGCTCGTGTTGGAAGCCGGAGCCGTGCAGAAGTGCAAGCAACTGGTGTTGGACGTTCCCGTTACCGTCCAGTCGGAAATGACAGCCGCCATTGCCGTCCTTGCCCTGAGCGACGACCTCAAGTCTCACCTGTTGAACCTCGGAGTATGCGACGTCTTGATTCCCCTTACCCACTCGGAGAGCATCGAAGTACAGGGCAACAGCGCTGCTGCCCTGGGTAACCTGTCTTCCAAAG TTGGCGACTACTCCATTTTCGTCCAGAACTGGAACGAGCCCAACGGTGGCGTCCACGGATACCTGTGCCGATTCCTGCAGTCTGGCGACGCCACTTTCCAGCACATTGCTGTCTGGAcactgctgcagctgttCGAATCTGAAGACAAGACGCTGATTGGCCACATCGGAAAGGCCGACGACATAATCGAAAACATTCGAGGCATTGCCAACCGCCAAGTCGAAGCGGACCCcgaggcggaagaggaggacgaaggAGAAGTCATCAACCTGGCGCAGCGAtgcctcgagcttcttggccagaGCAGCCAATCAAAAGCACACATCGAAGGCTAA